The nucleotide window CGATTCGATGTTCGTCGAGGGCAAAATGAAACCAAAGCCACAGGAAGACCCGGAGGAAGCTGTCGCCTACGGCCGGGCTCACAGCAGCACGTGCTCGACGTCGTTGGGGAACCGCTGAGGCTGGCCGCGGCGTGGCCAGCTGGGTGGAGACGGTGGACGGATCGACGCCGAATCTTGCTGCATGGTTCTCTTCTTGGGCTCTCCTGACGCCGCCGCTCTCTTCTTGCGCCCGCTCCATGACGGCACTGCTTGATTCAGATTTCTCCTGTTGGTGTGCATAGGTGCTGCTTCAAACACCTCGGGCTCGTCGTCGAGGTCGACGGGGTTCGAAGCTGAAGCCCCCATCTGAAGCAGCTCTCTGCGGGTAGGAGGTGCTGCCCAGCACAGTGGATTCACTGAAACAAAGAATAGCCACACATGCAGAATTATGTCAGGAAACAGCAATGGCATGGTTGGGAAAAGAATATGTATGCATCACATCGCCAAGTCAGTAAAAAACTAGAAAACATTATAGATGGTACGAAGACCAAGAATGATGAATGTAGAACATAATAAGTAGTGCAGCTCATGCACTCGTTCATTGATCCATGCTCATTTAACAATTTCCCTTGGAAGATGCATATTAGTAACACACATGTTTCCAAAAGGCATTTGTCATGGTTACCATTTCCACAATCATACTTGATTTGAAGCATGCACTATCTGGCAGCTTAGGGGATTGATAAGAAAATATTTCTGAAAATGTATAGCAGAAAGGGCTAACAGTACGGAAAATCTTAGACTGAATTCACACACCTTCAACTGGCTCAAGAATATCCGGTAATTCACGAGTTGTTGCTGAATATTTACGCTTCCTGACATAATCTTCTTGCAGAGGCTTTGGGATAGCAAACGAGAACTGGCCTAAATAAACCCCTTGTCGAACGTAGAATGGATTCTCTGCCAAGTACCTGAAATATCAAAACGATGATTGTATCGCATCTGGGAAGAACATGCCATAATTTGGCGTGCTAGATCAATTGGGTGCTGTAAGTAACAAACGGTAGGTAAAAGTAACAGAATATGAATTCATCAGCTCACCTCTCAATTTCAACCATTGACCTCAACGTTGTCCCAGCTGGAGAAGTGTAATATCTGAGAGAAAGCAAAATAACAAATATTGTTATGATCAAGTATGTTGCATGTTGGAATACCACAAGCAAATAACTTTGGAGAACAGATTTCATGATTACTAGAGATTTAAATTGGCATCACCAAAACTGATAAAACATATAAATGGTTGCTCAACAGCACAGGGTTATCCTCCTTTTCAGGGAAACAATGGCTGTCAAACTGACATATTATAAGAGGCAAATGTTTTATGCTATCAAGAAGCATGAAGTATTTCTTAAAAAGAGGCATGGAGTACAGTACTGTGTAGTTTCATGAATCATAGCTAACAGGAATAAACCACAAAAGGGCATGCTAATACTTTACCAGTTGTAGCTAAAGCAAAGAGACTGATCAAGAACCAGATCAATCATTCCATGAATGATACGGTGCAAAAAGCTATTAAGTAGAGTGGAAGGACTAGTTTCTGAAAAAAATGCAGTGGAAGGACTGAACATGGAAATGACCAAAAGACTTGATAATAACAAATCACAGGTATTAGTGCAATGCAGGAAAAGGAACAGTGGCATACACATCTGCAAACTTGCTGCAACCCTCCCCCCTGATTCTGACCTCCCTATTCCAGCCAACAGGAGTTTGGGCAATGTTTGGCTTGTCAATTGCCCACACCCTACTTGCATCTTGTGACATATCTTCTGGGTCATCACATGATAAAACACGGTTCCATTCACGAGCCCTTGCACACACAAAAAGTTCCTCGGAAATAGTCTCACGCAGCTCTTCATATTTCTCCTTTGTTGGAACAATCCTCCATTTGAAGCACTGAGCGCACTGTACAGTATAGTGCCCAATAGATGGTAAAACTCTGGAGTGTCCACCATACTTTGTCTTCGGGGGTATTTGCTGCAGTGGAGTAGAGTCATATATGGGCTTGGCTAACTGGAATTCCCTTTGCTGGCGACGTGTGGTCTGCGGATCATAAAGGACAAGCTGCTTTGATGCGTCTTCTTCAATTGAGTAATCCTTGTCAGTAtagtcatcatcatcatcactgtcactGGTAATAAGCCTCTTTCTTGAACGCTTGCGAGGATGAACCATCCCTTTCTCAGGGTTATGACCTCGAAAATTCCTCATGAGATAACTATCTTTTCCTGCAACAATGGCCAAAAGGTTCAATAAACAAAAAAGCATGGTTTGAGTACAGTTATCACACATTGTTCCAGGTAAAAAAAACATGCTGCACAATCAATTATCATATCGCAGTTGCAAGAAATCAGTACATTGCACGATTCCACTATTTACCACCGTAAAAAACAGAAGACAGAAACACGACCAATTCTATCATATTAAATAAACCTGTAAGGCTGTACTAACTACAACTATGCCTTTGGTAGGACTACAGTTACCTCGTAATCATCGCTGCACTCAATAAGCGAATTCGACAAAATTAGAATGACACCAAGACTATCTGTAAGATGCAGTTATGCAGTGGCATGCAAGATATTGCACATTTATATTGACGGAGAACACCACATTacactaaaaaaattcagaggcACAGTATCAGGCGAAGCAAATGTAGTACGAAAGTCGAAAACACAATGACTTCCCTGGATGCTCTTCATAGGTTACACAAAACATGTCATTAGCATCACACAACCTAACCGTTTGGACAGCTCGGTAATCATGCTATCTTATGTGCAAATCAACCAAGTAAACAATGGTGCTGACATATCACAAATATATTTCTGCAGGAGGTGAGAAACCAAACTCACAGAAATAACGGCAGCAGTCAATTGATACCCCATCGTCCATATAAGGCAAATTACAAGCGTTAGATATTGACTAGCGAAGGCATGTGCACTGCATATTTATCAACAACTGCCCATACATCCAGGTTCCAAAGCACATAATCGCCCACACAGTGCTGTGAACAAGCAGAATCAGGGCAAATACTAAAGAGAAGAGGTTACACTAACAAGTGTTTTATTTAAGACCCAAGGTGCATTTGTAATAAAGTGCTGAAGTCCAACCAACCTAACATAAAGCCTTGCCTTTTCTGAATAAACTACAAGGTC belongs to Triticum urartu cultivar G1812 chromosome 7, Tu2.1, whole genome shotgun sequence and includes:
- the LOC125521844 gene encoding methyl-CpG-binding domain-containing protein 2-like, with amino-acid sequence MRNFRGHNPEKGMVHPRKRSRKRLITSDSDDDDDYTDKDYSIEEDASKQLVLYDPQTTRRQQREFQLAKPIYDSTPLQQIPPKTKYGGHSRVLPSIGHYTVQCAQCFKWRIVPTKEKYEELRETISEELFVCARAREWNRVLSCDDPEDMSQDASRVWAIDKPNIAQTPVGWNREVRIRGEGCSKFADVYYTSPAGTTLRSMVEIERYLAENPFYVRQGVYLGQFSFAIPKPLQEDYVRKRKYSATTRELPDILEPVEVNPLCWAAPPTRRELLQMGASASNPVDLDDEPEVFEAAPMHTNRRNLNQAVPSWSGRKKRAAASGEPKKRTMQQDSASIRPPSPPSWPRRGQPQRFPNDVEHVLL